The Thermotoga sp. genome includes the window TGTGGCTCTACCTATTATTTCTCCGTATTCTTTTATTTTTTCTCCTTCTTTGATATCTCTCAAGGCTATTTTGTGACCAAGAGGTATATCCTCTTTGGCCTCTAGTTCATAAGTCTTTCCATCTTCTAAAGTTTTCCCTTTCAACTTTTCTCCGGCGGTCACATCCCTCACCACTACTCCTACGTCGTCACCGTCTTTGTGGACCAGGAAATCTACCAGCATTCTTGAATCACCTCCCGTATATGTTGTCCCAAGCCTCAGAGAAGATCTGGAGTCCCAGCCGTGTGTAAGGATTATCGAAGGCTCTCTTGTAAACCTCGAAACCTGCCGTTACAATATCTGCTCCCGCTGTTGCTGCTTCTACAAAGTGTTTTGCAGATCTAACAGCGGCAACTATTATCTGAGATTTGTAGCCATAACCCTTAATGGCTTGAACAATCTGTTTTAAAAAGTCGATATTTGTTTCTCCTCTTTCTTCTCTCCAT containing:
- a CDS encoding UxaA family hydrolase; this encodes MLVDFLVHKDGDDVGVVVRDVTAGEKLKGKTLEDGKTYELEAKEDIPLGHKIALRDIKEGEKIKEYGEIIGRATKDIPKGSHVHVHNIRSLRWG